One window of Microcoleus vaginatus PCC 9802 genomic DNA carries:
- a CDS encoding ISKra4-like element ISMiva1 family transposase (programmed frameshift) produces MTPEDQKRLKAHLKEVASILYRNTDSTELSNFESIEKSLRQKILSEVGPELGSFFFPTASGIKTGRTRTVKSVVGSLRITNNQGKYFGLKPYSQLSPLMEKCALIIRNNEYYQKGEKNLETFIGIPVSHSTLHRLVKSQKFELPTSKQGVQEIFLDGGKVRLRNENKGEPCYWKDYKALCLDNVYCGAFFQNDQDLIDWTNSQKLLHPMYWVGDGHPGIWNLFQEIGVTEQRQQILDWYHLKENFYKAGGSLKRSKQAESLLWSGQVNQVINLFKDLKRKAFKTFCTYLETHRNRIVNYQYYQEESLSSIGSGTVESTIKRIGIRVKLSGAQWNIESVASILSLRCAYLNGQLST; encoded by the exons ATGACACCCGAAGACCAAAAGCGCCTAAAAGCACACTTAAAAGAGGTAGCATCCATTCTTTACAGAAATACAGATTCAACGGAACTGTCCAATTTTGAAAGTATCGAAAAATCTCTGCGTCAAAAAATATTATCAGAAGTGGGACCAGAATTAGGTAGCTTTTTTTTTC CAACAGCATCAGGAATTAAAACAGGAAGAACGCGAACAGTAAAATCTGTAGTTGGGTCGCTCAGGATTACAAATAATCAGGGGAAATATTTCGGGTTAAAACCTTATAGTCAACTCAGTCCCCTGATGGAAAAGTGTGCTCTGATAATCAGAAATAATGAGTATTATCAAAAAGGAGAAAAAAATTTAGAAACATTCATAGGAATCCCAGTGTCTCATAGTACATTACACAGATTAGTAAAGAGCCAAAAATTTGAATTGCCTACATCTAAGCAAGGAGTCCAAGAAATTTTCTTAGACGGAGGCAAAGTCAGGCTACGCAACGAAAACAAGGGCGAGCCATGTTATTGGAAAGATTATAAAGCCCTGTGTTTAGATAATGTTTATTGCGGAGCATTCTTTCAAAATGATCAAGATTTAATTGATTGGACTAATAGCCAAAAATTACTACACCCTATGTATTGGGTAGGAGATGGTCATCCCGGAATTTGGAACTTATTTCAAGAAATTGGAGTGACTGAACAAAGGCAACAAATCTTAGATTGGTATCATCTGAAAGAAAATTTCTATAAAGCAGGGGGCTCACTGAAACGCTCAAAGCAAGCAGAAAGTCTGTTGTGGTCAGGTCAAGTTAATCAAGTGATAAATTTATTTAAAGACTTGAAAAGAAAAGCATTTAAAACATTTTGCACTTATTTAGAAACCCATCGCAACCGAATAGTTAACTACCAATACTATCAAGAAGAGTCCCTGAGTTCTATCGGTTCTGGAACAGTTGAATCAACGATTAAACGCATTGGGATCAGGGTGAAATTATCGGGAGCGCAGTGGAATATCGAGAGTGTTGCCTCTATCCTTTCTCTGCGCTGTGCTTATCTCAATGGCCAACTTTCCACTTGA
- the aroF gene encoding 3-deoxy-7-phosphoheptulonate synthase — MIIVMKAGTPEAEIDRLDEDLRTNWGLIPEKIVGRYKVVMGLVGDTAELEPMQLREMSTWIEEVLRVEKPYKRASLEYRQGEASEVAVATPLGTVMIGLHHPIAIVAGPCSVENEEMIVETAMRVKAAGAHFLRGGAYKPRTSPYAFQGHGESALGLLAAAREASGLGIITEVMDAADLSAIVEVADVIQVGARNMQNFSLLKKVGAQDKPVLLKRGISATIEEWLMAAEYIMASGNPNVILCERGIRGYDRQYTRNTLDLSAVPVLRTLTHLPIMVDPSHGTGWAQFVPSMAFASIASGTDSLMIEVHPNPKKALSDGPQSLTPDQFDKLMEELAVIGKVMNRWPQPVPVLA, encoded by the coding sequence ATGATTATTGTAATGAAAGCCGGCACTCCAGAAGCCGAGATCGATAGACTAGACGAAGACCTCCGCACTAACTGGGGTTTGATACCAGAAAAAATAGTCGGCCGTTACAAGGTCGTCATGGGTTTGGTAGGGGACACCGCAGAGCTCGAACCCATGCAACTGCGCGAAATGAGCACCTGGATTGAAGAAGTCCTGCGCGTGGAAAAACCCTACAAACGCGCTTCTCTGGAGTACCGCCAAGGAGAAGCCAGCGAAGTAGCGGTTGCTACTCCTTTAGGAACTGTAATGATCGGCTTGCATCACCCGATCGCGATCGTAGCAGGCCCTTGCTCGGTCGAAAACGAAGAAATGATTGTCGAAACAGCAATGCGCGTCAAAGCTGCTGGAGCTCATTTTCTCCGTGGTGGGGCGTACAAACCGAGAACTTCCCCCTACGCTTTCCAAGGCCACGGCGAGAGTGCTTTGGGATTGCTAGCTGCGGCGCGGGAAGCTAGCGGTTTGGGAATTATCACAGAAGTTATGGATGCGGCGGACTTAAGTGCGATCGTGGAAGTAGCCGACGTGATCCAAGTCGGGGCGAGAAATATGCAGAATTTCTCACTGTTAAAGAAAGTCGGAGCTCAAGACAAACCCGTTTTGCTGAAGCGCGGCATCTCGGCCACCATTGAAGAATGGTTGATGGCTGCTGAGTATATCATGGCTTCTGGCAATCCGAACGTGATTTTGTGCGAGCGCGGAATTCGGGGGTATGACAGGCAATATACCCGCAATACGCTAGATTTATCCGCAGTACCAGTATTGCGGACTCTGACTCACTTACCGATTATGGTTGACCCGAGTCACGGCACCGGTTGGGCGCAGTTTGTACCCTCGATGGCGTTTGCTTCGATCGCCTCTGGTACTGATTCGCTGATGATTGAAGTGCACCCGAATCCGAAAAAAGCTTTGTCTGACGGGCCACAATCTTTAACACCGGATCAGTTCGACAAGTTGATGGAAGAATTGGCGGTGATTGGTAAAGTCATGAACCGTTGGCCGCAACCGGTGCCAGTTTTGGCATAA
- a CDS encoding DUF3464 family protein has translation MSSEPPRKRLPFEPATNRKKTPKKPPEPQASVALESDSADKQPKANKTGKQSQSIPEVVSQRMISRIAVFCGIPTMLGICTFFVSYLVVSKGLFDLPNTAVLLVSMGCFGLGVLGLSYGVLSASWDEEISGSTLGWEEFNTNFGRMREAWRAAKPKS, from the coding sequence ATGTCCTCCGAACCACCCCGCAAGCGCTTGCCCTTTGAACCGGCAACAAATCGTAAAAAAACGCCTAAAAAGCCCCCAGAACCCCAAGCAAGCGTAGCCTTAGAGTCGGATTCTGCCGACAAGCAACCGAAAGCTAACAAAACCGGAAAACAGTCGCAATCCATCCCAGAAGTAGTCAGCCAACGCATGATATCCCGCATAGCGGTATTCTGTGGCATACCGACAATGCTGGGAATTTGCACATTTTTTGTCAGCTATTTGGTAGTCAGCAAGGGCTTGTTTGATCTGCCCAACACAGCAGTATTGCTGGTAAGCATGGGCTGTTTTGGTCTAGGCGTTCTGGGATTAAGCTACGGAGTCCTCTCGGCTTCCTGGGATGAAGAAATTTCAGGAAGCACTCTGGGGTGGGAAGAATTTAATACCAATTTTGGACGGATGCGAGAAGCGTGGCGCGCCGCCAAGCCAAAAAGTTAG
- a CDS encoding 30S ribosomal protein S15: MALTQQRKQEIMGDFQTHETDTGSADVQVAMLTDRITKLSAHLKINQKDFASRRGLMMMISRRKRLLAYIQKQNVDRYKALIARLGIRG; this comes from the coding sequence ATGGCTCTTACACAACAGCGCAAACAAGAAATCATGGGCGACTTCCAAACCCATGAAACCGATACCGGCTCAGCAGATGTCCAAGTCGCCATGCTGACCGATCGCATCACAAAACTCAGCGCCCACCTGAAAATCAACCAAAAAGACTTCGCCTCCCGGCGCGGTTTGATGATGATGATCAGCCGCCGCAAGCGCCTGCTGGCATACATCCAAAAGCAAAATGTCGATCGCTACAAAGCATTGATTGCCCGTCTAGGCATTCGCGGCTAA
- the ruvA gene encoding Holliday junction branch migration protein RuvA, with the protein MISYLKGTVADIAKGSNRVILTLEVNQIGYEIQILPRVTGQLPASGEVAQIFTHQQVKEDQIVLYGFGSAAERDLFRQLTSVSGVGAQLAIALLDTLGLQDLVQAIVGGNTRILAKTPGVGTKTAERLALELKSKLSEWRQQAGLTTSVAAGVPPAIQEEVEMILLAMGYTAAEVLQALQTLSQDSTLSAKANADEWIREAIAYLSR; encoded by the coding sequence ATGATTAGCTATCTCAAAGGCACAGTCGCCGATATCGCCAAAGGCAGCAACCGCGTCATATTGACTCTCGAAGTCAATCAAATCGGCTATGAAATCCAAATTTTGCCCCGCGTGACCGGTCAATTGCCAGCATCCGGCGAAGTCGCCCAAATTTTTACCCACCAGCAAGTTAAGGAAGACCAAATCGTATTGTACGGTTTTGGCAGCGCGGCAGAACGCGATTTGTTTCGGCAGTTGACGAGTGTTAGCGGTGTGGGTGCTCAACTGGCGATCGCACTTCTCGATACTTTAGGATTGCAAGATTTAGTCCAGGCGATCGTCGGCGGTAACACCCGCATCCTCGCCAAAACTCCGGGCGTGGGAACAAAAACCGCAGAACGTCTCGCCCTAGAACTCAAAAGCAAACTCTCCGAATGGCGACAGCAAGCAGGTTTGACAACTTCAGTCGCCGCCGGAGTCCCCCCAGCTATTCAAGAAGAAGTCGAGATGATCTTGCTGGCGATGGGATACACTGCGGCTGAAGTCTTGCAAGCGCTGCAAACCCTTAGTCAAGACAGCACTTTATCCGCCAAAGCGAATGCCGATGAATGGATACGTGAGGCGATCGCCTATTTGAGCCGATAA